The proteins below come from a single Prochlorococcus marinus str. MIT 9215 genomic window:
- a CDS encoding cupin domain-containing protein, with translation MKVLISSPCSASVIIQYGIKSWPIWECEPSKFHWNYDDKEICLIIKGQAKISTQNGDIFVIKAGDLVEFPAGLYCEWEVTKTIKKHYRLGN, from the coding sequence GTGAAAGTTCTAATATCTTCCCCCTGTAGTGCAAGCGTAATAATTCAGTATGGAATAAAATCTTGGCCTATTTGGGAATGTGAGCCAAGCAAATTTCATTGGAATTATGATGATAAGGAAATTTGCTTAATTATTAAAGGCCAAGCGAAAATAAGTACCCAAAACGGTGACATTTTCGTGATTAAAGCTGGAGATCTAGTTGAGTTTCCTGCTGGACTTTACTGCGAATGGGAAGTAACCAAAACTATTAAAAAACATTATCGATTGGGTAACTAA
- a CDS encoding NAD(P)/FAD-dependent oxidoreductase — translation MEPFDLAVVGGGAAGFMTAITAAENGVKRIIILEGTSKLMEKVRISGGGRCNVTNATWIPNELVENYPRGGIQLLESFNRFAAGDVYDWFEKKGLKLKIEEDLRVFPVSNSSSDVIDCLRKSALSKNVEILTKFFVKEISKTPDNIFNIFSVKKAKVTSKNIILSTGGNPSGYKLAQTLGHNIVKPVPSLFTFSTKEPNLDECSGVSIKSIDIEIELNNKKFHNRGDLLITHWGFSGPAVLKLSSIAARELYSQKYKFNLIIKWSALSYEELNEKVKYLRLNKGKVNLINSRPVPLLTKRLWIFLLNKIGIDKEKKWADLLADERERMINILMKDKYIVSGKGPFGEEFVTSGGVKINEVNFKSMESLICPGLFFSGEVLDVDGITGGFNFQHCWTSGWIAGMAVSKLNH, via the coding sequence TTGGAACCTTTTGATTTAGCAGTTGTAGGAGGCGGTGCAGCCGGTTTTATGACAGCAATAACTGCTGCTGAAAATGGAGTAAAAAGAATAATAATTCTTGAAGGCACTTCAAAACTTATGGAGAAAGTAAGGATTAGTGGAGGGGGAAGATGTAACGTTACTAATGCGACATGGATACCGAATGAACTAGTTGAGAATTACCCCAGAGGTGGAATTCAGCTCTTGGAATCATTTAATCGTTTTGCCGCTGGAGATGTATATGATTGGTTTGAGAAAAAAGGGTTAAAATTAAAAATTGAGGAAGATCTTAGAGTATTCCCAGTATCTAATTCTTCTTCAGATGTTATAGATTGTTTGAGAAAAAGTGCTTTATCAAAAAACGTAGAGATATTAACAAAATTTTTTGTAAAAGAAATTTCAAAAACTCCAGATAATATATTCAATATTTTTAGTGTTAAAAAAGCAAAGGTAACTTCAAAAAATATTATTCTTTCAACTGGAGGTAATCCAAGCGGATATAAATTAGCTCAAACTCTTGGACACAATATTGTTAAACCTGTGCCATCGCTTTTTACTTTTTCTACAAAAGAACCAAATTTGGATGAATGTAGTGGGGTATCGATAAAGAGCATAGATATAGAAATTGAATTAAACAATAAGAAATTTCATAATAGAGGCGATTTACTTATAACTCATTGGGGTTTTAGTGGACCAGCAGTATTAAAACTTTCATCAATTGCAGCAAGGGAACTTTATAGCCAAAAATATAAATTTAATCTAATCATTAAATGGTCTGCTTTAAGTTATGAGGAGTTAAATGAAAAAGTTAAATATTTAAGATTAAATAAAGGCAAGGTTAATCTAATTAACAGTAGACCTGTTCCACTATTGACAAAAAGATTATGGATTTTTTTATTAAATAAAATAGGTATTGATAAAGAGAAAAAATGGGCTGATTTACTAGCGGATGAAAGAGAGAGAATGATAAATATTCTAATGAAGGACAAATATATAGTTTCGGGAAAAGGACCATTTGGAGAGGAATTTGTTACTTCTGGAGGCGTAAAAATTAATGAAGTCAATTTTAAAAGTATGGAGAGCTTAATTTGTCCAGGATTATTTTTTTCTGGAGAAGTTTTAGATGTTGATGGGATTACAGGTGGATTTAATTTTCAACATTGTTGGACAAGTGGATGGATCGCTGGGATGGCAGTCTCAAAGTTAAATCATTAA
- a CDS encoding fatty acid desaturase encodes MLKIKRSDFLLKPFLKRNNIRASYQIISTIFPIISIWLIIYQIINQPLSLFIKGLLLIPFILLLTLFSSRTFSLMHDCGHNSLFTKRKLNRFFGFLLGLVNGIPQKSWSIDHAFHHRNNGNWEIYKGPIDVLSLEEYNSLTKREQIFYKVTRNWMMLFPGGFFYLVLKPRLGMVIIIFNYTKDILEETFIKIKNRKISQLLVINSRVKPPFSDYGNNFSELCELIINNVVVIIGWIFMCKWLGIVFFLSFYSLVLTLSASILICVFFVQHNYENSYAKNTKNWDIIDGAILGSSNLDIPNWLNWFLADISFHSIHHLSERIPNYNLRACHKANIHLLQQSKFLKLSDFSKCFKYIIWDNKNEKLIPLS; translated from the coding sequence ATGTTGAAAATAAAAAGAAGTGATTTTTTATTAAAGCCATTTCTAAAAAGAAATAATATTAGAGCTTCCTATCAAATTATTTCTACCATTTTCCCAATAATCTCTATTTGGTTAATCATTTACCAAATAATAAATCAACCTCTCTCATTATTCATAAAAGGATTGCTATTAATACCATTTATACTTCTTCTAACTCTGTTCTCTTCTCGAACATTCTCATTAATGCATGATTGTGGTCATAATTCTCTTTTTACAAAACGGAAATTAAACCGCTTTTTTGGATTTTTACTTGGCCTGGTAAATGGTATTCCCCAGAAATCATGGTCAATTGATCATGCATTTCATCATAGAAATAATGGAAATTGGGAAATTTACAAAGGGCCGATAGATGTTTTAAGTCTTGAAGAATATAATTCCCTTACAAAAAGAGAGCAAATATTTTATAAAGTAACTCGAAACTGGATGATGCTTTTCCCTGGCGGTTTTTTTTACTTAGTTTTAAAACCTAGATTAGGAATGGTTATTATTATTTTTAATTACACTAAAGATATATTGGAAGAGACTTTTATCAAAATAAAAAACAGAAAAATTTCTCAACTTCTAGTTATTAATTCAAGAGTCAAACCACCTTTTTCTGATTATGGAAATAATTTCAGTGAACTATGTGAATTAATAATCAATAACGTAGTAGTAATAATTGGTTGGATTTTTATGTGCAAATGGTTGGGGATAGTTTTTTTCTTATCATTTTATTCCTTGGTACTAACCTTATCAGCATCAATTTTAATATGTGTTTTTTTCGTACAGCATAACTATGAAAATTCATATGCTAAAAATACAAAAAATTGGGATATAATCGATGGCGCAATTTTAGGTAGTAGCAATTTAGATATCCCAAATTGGCTAAATTGGTTTTTAGCAGACATATCTTTCCACAGCATTCATCATTTATCTGAGAGAATACCAAATTACAACTTAAGAGCTTGTCATAAAGCAAACATTCATTTGCTCCAACAATCAAAGTTCTTAAAATTAAGCGATTTTTCAAAATGCTTTAAATATATTATTTGGGATAATAAAAATGAAAAATTAATCCCACTAAGTTAA
- a CDS encoding pirin family protein has protein sequence MSLKIIKIRKSHERFRSTRGWLNSMHSFSFAEHRDPKWDNFGKIRVINEDIISPNAGFNSHFHANMEIITVVTKGAITHRDSLDNLGKIHKDEVQVMSAGTGISHSEKNEENETCKLFQIWIYPQKENIKPRYDQISLNEKLWDNLIFNYKDVKNNKLFLNQSISLWRCKYKPIKEKKLPLKIDKYNWIQIIEGNLLLKSKGSNSNICLESGDGLGFEVNYDDDVSIDTEKELDFLLFSMPSL, from the coding sequence ATGTCTTTGAAAATAATTAAAATAAGGAAATCTCACGAAAGATTTAGATCGACTAGAGGTTGGCTAAATTCGATGCATTCATTTTCTTTCGCTGAGCATAGAGATCCAAAATGGGATAATTTTGGGAAAATTAGAGTTATAAACGAAGATATTATTTCTCCTAATGCAGGATTTAATTCACATTTTCATGCAAATATGGAAATAATTACTGTTGTAACAAAAGGAGCTATAACGCATAGAGACTCTTTAGATAATCTTGGAAAAATTCACAAAGATGAAGTTCAAGTTATGTCTGCAGGTACTGGAATCTCTCATAGTGAGAAGAATGAAGAAAATGAGACCTGTAAGTTGTTCCAGATTTGGATATACCCTCAAAAAGAAAATATCAAACCCCGATATGATCAAATTTCATTAAATGAAAAGTTGTGGGATAATCTTATTTTTAATTACAAAGACGTAAAAAATAATAAGCTTTTTCTAAATCAAAGTATCTCTTTATGGCGTTGTAAATATAAGCCAATTAAAGAAAAAAAATTGCCATTAAAAATCGATAAATATAATTGGATACAAATAATAGAAGGTAATCTTTTATTAAAAAGTAAAGGCTCTAATTCAAATATATGTCTCGAATCTGGAGATGGCTTGGGTTTTGAAGTTAATTATGATGATGATGTCTCTATAGATACTGAAAAAGAGCTAGATTTTCTTTTATTTTCAATGCCTTCCCTATAG
- a CDS encoding EamA family transporter, translating into MIGILSAFGAATSWTYACFIWRSQTQKYKSIDINLIKNIIAFLVFIPAFINLSSTTEFKNIFILIISGIIGIGLGDTFYLKSLQTIGTRKTLSIETLSPLMAALSGEIFINENLTTKSWVGIIIVSISLFIILKKGKESKGENSPFSEKNNFKIFAFPFLSVLCAVLGGLFSRMVFLQSNLSPFLTTEIRLLGAIIFLVSLKGFKINFFLKNIEKRQQKRFLLSILLGTNIGILLQQVVFKTLPIGVGWTLLSTSPVISLFFAKNEERDITKKIIFFTCFLFFGLTLIIL; encoded by the coding sequence TTGATTGGAATCCTTTCTGCTTTTGGAGCTGCTACATCTTGGACTTATGCGTGCTTTATTTGGCGCTCGCAAACTCAAAAATATAAATCAATAGATATTAATTTAATAAAAAATATAATTGCTTTTTTAGTTTTTATACCTGCTTTTATTAATCTAAGTTCTACAACAGAATTTAAAAACATATTTATCCTAATAATAAGTGGGATAATAGGTATTGGTTTAGGTGATACTTTCTACCTAAAGTCATTACAAACAATTGGCACAAGAAAAACTTTATCTATAGAAACCCTTTCTCCGTTAATGGCAGCTTTGTCAGGAGAAATTTTTATTAATGAAAATTTAACAACTAAATCATGGGTTGGAATAATCATAGTATCGATTTCACTTTTCATTATTCTCAAAAAAGGTAAAGAATCTAAAGGGGAAAACTCCCCTTTCTCAGAAAAAAATAACTTTAAGATTTTTGCTTTTCCTTTTTTATCAGTATTATGTGCTGTTCTTGGAGGTCTTTTTTCAAGGATGGTTTTCCTTCAAAGCAATTTATCTCCTTTCCTTACAACTGAGATAAGATTATTAGGTGCAATAATTTTTTTGGTTAGTCTAAAAGGATTTAAGATTAATTTTTTCTTAAAAAACATAGAAAAAAGACAACAAAAAAGATTTCTGCTTTCAATACTTCTTGGAACAAATATAGGAATATTACTACAACAAGTTGTTTTTAAAACCCTTCCCATAGGAGTAGGATGGACTTTATTAAGTACATCTCCAGTCATTTCTCTTTTTTTTGCTAAGAATGAGGAAAGGGATATTACCAAAAAAATAATATTTTTTACTTGTTTTTTATTTTTTGGCTTGACATTAATAATTCTTTAA
- a CDS encoding high light inducible protein translates to MENNQPKIVEKEKIIAERLNGRFAMLGFIALVGAYLTTGQIIPGFI, encoded by the coding sequence ATGGAAAATAACCAACCAAAAATAGTAGAAAAAGAAAAAATCATTGCCGAAAGGCTCAACGGAAGATTTGCCATGTTAGGTTTTATTGCTCTAGTAGGAGCATATTTAACAACAGGTCAAATCATTCCTGGTTTTATCTAA
- a CDS encoding GAF domain-containing protein has product MQNLVSKKEEEERRLKALAEYRILGTKPESCYDDITKIAATTCNVPISLMTLVDKDKQWFKSKIGLQISETRRDWSFCTHAIKENSPLIIHDAFQDERFINNPLVTGDPKIRFYAGFPLRNSDGNKLGTLCVIDRKPGNLTTQQFNIMELLSKQIVSFLELRKKSLNLLDALSNLHKQEGILSVCSYCREVKNKEGDWMHLEKYLSKISDIRFSHGVCDNCMEKHFPDVIEVWNKKDFFEDGQKRYLES; this is encoded by the coding sequence ATGCAGAATCTTGTATCAAAAAAAGAAGAAGAGGAAAGAAGATTAAAAGCTTTAGCAGAATATAGGATTTTGGGAACCAAGCCAGAATCATGTTATGACGATATTACAAAAATTGCAGCTACTACCTGTAATGTGCCTATTTCTTTAATGACTTTGGTAGACAAAGATAAACAATGGTTTAAATCCAAAATAGGACTTCAAATATCGGAAACTAGAAGGGATTGGTCTTTTTGTACCCATGCCATAAAAGAAAATAGTCCATTAATTATTCATGATGCTTTCCAAGATGAAAGATTTATAAATAATCCATTGGTAACAGGAGACCCCAAGATTCGTTTTTATGCAGGTTTTCCCCTTAGAAATAGTGATGGGAATAAACTAGGAACTCTTTGTGTAATAGATAGAAAGCCAGGAAATCTAACTACACAACAATTCAATATTATGGAATTATTATCCAAGCAAATAGTTTCATTTTTAGAGCTTAGAAAAAAGTCATTGAACTTGCTAGATGCATTGTCTAACTTGCACAAACAGGAAGGTATTTTATCTGTCTGTTCATATTGCAGAGAAGTGAAAAATAAGGAGGGCGATTGGATGCATTTAGAAAAATATCTTTCGAAAATTAGTGATATTAGATTCAGTCATGGGGTTTGTGATAATTGTATGGAAAAACATTTCCCAGATGTAATCGAAGTATGGAATAAAAAGGATTTTTTTGAAGATGGCCAGAAAAGGTATTTAGAGTCTTAG
- a CDS encoding DUF805 domain-containing protein yields the protein MLNDFLNAYKEFWIKATDIKGFTSRSDWWLVQLANLIISLLTIPIFLKTFGFNAYGIVCIIPQIAIDIRRIKDYGKDWKWIFINLIPIFGWIMWFIWLGFGKKGNGKNKLI from the coding sequence ATGCTTAATGACTTTTTAAACGCCTATAAAGAGTTTTGGATTAAAGCTACAGATATTAAAGGATTCACATCTCGGTCAGACTGGTGGTTAGTTCAACTAGCCAATCTTATAATTTCTTTACTAACTATACCAATATTTTTAAAAACTTTTGGTTTCAATGCTTATGGAATAGTTTGTATTATTCCTCAAATAGCAATTGATATAAGAAGAATCAAAGATTATGGAAAAGATTGGAAATGGATCTTTATTAATTTAATTCCTATCTTCGGATGGATCATGTGGTTCATCTGGTTAGGATTTGGTAAGAAAGGTAATGGGAAAAATAAACTTATATAG
- a CDS encoding fatty acid desaturase: MSNIKFSGLKGQALVIEDKDIPSKKEFQDVIPEHYFKCNTKTSLRYLFQSALIQSLVFAIGLSIPYAPLMIPIWIIYALLSGTTAMGFWVIAHECGHGAFSKNKTLETITGYLLHSLLLVPYFSWQRSHSVHHRFTNNITNGETHVPLVIRGNGVTEKVGGERELHFSNSLGKKNYGILQLVLHLLFGWPAYLLTGSTGGIKYGTSNHFWPIKPFSKALWPSIWPKKVWLSDIGVGLTLLAIFYLVLKYGLFPVITLYFGPLLVVNSWLVVYTWLHHTDSDVPHLSNTEFSFMRGAFLSIDRPYGRVLNFLHHNIGSSHVVHHVCPTIPHYHAKKATVLIKKAFKKAYLFNPDPIHKALWNIACNCIAVKSEIKKGRYVWQSSYKKGD, encoded by the coding sequence TTGAGTAATATAAAGTTTTCAGGTCTTAAAGGCCAAGCGCTTGTAATAGAGGATAAAGATATTCCAAGCAAAAAAGAATTTCAGGATGTTATTCCAGAACACTACTTTAAGTGCAATACCAAAACTTCTTTGAGGTATCTTTTTCAATCAGCTTTAATCCAATCATTAGTATTTGCAATAGGGTTGTCTATTCCATATGCCCCCCTAATGATCCCAATTTGGATTATTTACGCATTACTATCAGGTACCACTGCAATGGGATTTTGGGTAATTGCCCATGAATGTGGGCATGGAGCATTCTCTAAAAACAAGACATTGGAAACCATTACCGGTTATTTACTTCATTCATTACTTCTAGTTCCTTATTTTTCATGGCAGCGTTCTCATTCCGTTCATCATCGATTCACAAATAACATAACCAATGGAGAAACTCACGTCCCTTTAGTCATTAGAGGGAATGGAGTTACAGAAAAAGTTGGTGGAGAAAGAGAATTACATTTTTCAAATTCTTTGGGTAAGAAAAATTACGGAATTCTTCAACTCGTTTTACATCTATTATTTGGCTGGCCTGCTTATTTACTTACGGGAAGTACCGGGGGTATTAAATATGGAACTTCAAATCATTTTTGGCCAATCAAACCATTTTCTAAAGCATTATGGCCATCAATATGGCCTAAGAAAGTCTGGCTATCAGATATTGGGGTAGGTTTGACATTATTGGCCATTTTTTATTTAGTTTTAAAGTACGGATTATTTCCAGTAATTACTCTATATTTTGGTCCCTTATTAGTGGTTAATAGTTGGTTAGTAGTTTATACATGGCTTCATCATACAGATTCAGATGTGCCTCATCTTTCCAATACTGAATTTTCTTTTATGAGAGGAGCATTTCTATCTATTGACAGGCCTTACGGTAGAGTCCTAAATTTCCTCCACCATAATATTGGTTCTAGCCATGTCGTTCATCATGTATGTCCAACTATTCCTCATTATCATGCAAAAAAGGCAACCGTCTTAATTAAGAAAGCCTTTAAAAAAGCATATCTTTTTAATCCTGATCCAATACACAAAGCTCTCTGGAATATTGCTTGCAATTGCATTGCTGTTAAGTCAGAAATCAAAAAAGGAAGATATGTATGGCAATCTTCTTACAAAAAAGGAGATTAA
- a CDS encoding DUF1643 domain-containing protein, which yields MKNLFVQRNCLISANKLYRWSLSYKISKSTKEIIFIGLNPSLSDEVFLDNTTKKIIKISKNNNYGKVKLINLFALISIKPEKLFNHKNPVGHLNNNYINKNLKHWSENENCDLWLGWGNKGKFLNRNQKISKKIMQYNSIRKNNFDNPLGPLLIKKTIKDNPIHPLYCSDNSILQSYF from the coding sequence TTGAAAAATCTATTTGTACAAAGAAATTGTTTAATAAGTGCTAACAAACTATATAGATGGAGTTTAAGTTATAAGATTTCAAAATCTACAAAGGAAATTATTTTTATTGGTTTAAATCCCTCATTATCGGATGAAGTTTTTTTAGATAATACAACAAAAAAGATAATAAAAATTTCGAAAAACAATAATTATGGCAAAGTAAAATTAATCAATCTATTTGCTCTTATTTCAATCAAACCAGAAAAACTTTTTAATCACAAAAATCCTGTGGGTCATCTAAACAATAACTATATTAATAAAAACTTAAAACACTGGTCTGAAAATGAAAATTGTGATTTATGGTTAGGTTGGGGTAACAAAGGGAAATTTCTAAATAGAAATCAAAAAATATCAAAAAAGATAATGCAATATAACTCAATTAGGAAAAATAATTTTGATAATCCTCTTGGACCGCTTTTAATTAAGAAAACAATCAAAGATAATCCAATACATCCTCTATACTGCTCTGATAATTCCATCCTCCAATCTTATTTTTAG
- a CDS encoding DUF2214 family protein, which translates to MLLGTLLTGEIAKSALVAYVHYLGIILCFGSLLFERLTLKVGLNRNETISMIIADVVYGLAGVAILVTGILRVKYFGQGGDFYTGNPVFWIKVSLYILVGLLSLYPTTTYILWAIPLSKNKLPEISENLVKRFRLIITSELVGFATIPLFATLMARGVGLG; encoded by the coding sequence ATGTTATTAGGAACTTTATTAACAGGCGAAATTGCTAAAAGTGCATTAGTAGCATATGTTCATTATTTAGGAATTATTTTGTGTTTCGGTTCACTTTTGTTTGAAAGATTGACTCTCAAAGTAGGTCTTAATAGAAATGAGACGATCTCAATGATAATTGCAGATGTGGTTTATGGTTTAGCAGGAGTCGCAATATTAGTTACTGGGATTTTGCGTGTTAAGTATTTTGGTCAAGGAGGTGATTTCTATACAGGCAACCCTGTGTTTTGGATAAAGGTTTCTCTTTACATTCTTGTAGGGTTACTTTCTTTATACCCAACAACAACATATATCTTATGGGCTATTCCATTAAGTAAGAATAAATTACCTGAAATATCTGAGAATCTAGTTAAGAGGTTCAGACTCATCATTACTTCTGAATTAGTAGGGTTTGCAACAATACCGTTGTTTGCCACTCTTATGGCTAGAGGTGTAGGTTTAGGTTGA
- a CDS encoding high light inducible protein: protein MTPEAERFNGWAAMLGFVAAVGAYVTTGQIIPGWF, encoded by the coding sequence ATGACTCCTGAAGCAGAACGTTTTAATGGTTGGGCAGCTATGTTAGGTTTTGTAGCTGCAGTTGGCGCCTACGTCACTACTGGCCAAATCATTCCAGGCTGGTTCTAA